The sequence ACGCCCGATTATTGGAGCGCATATAATATTTTTCCATGATTAACACATGCATTTCCCCCATAGTGGTATTCCTTACATAATGGTCGACTAACGTGCCGCTGATACTGCCTTTGATGATTTCAGAGTGGATCCTGTCTGCCGCTTCTTTCGGAGACAGACTAACATTGAAGTTTTTAATAGACATACCGACACCCCCTATTGATACTAGTATTACGATTGAAGGAGATTGAAAGTTTCAAGTACTTTTAAAGGATTCGTAGGTGGAATGGAATTACAGGCGTGGCGTGGGGTTATACGGGCGCGACGGCAACGAATACGAGCGCGGGACCACCGTTTTCGGGCGCACCACTCGACTTTACGAGCACGGACTCACTATTTTCGGGCGCACAACACGACTTTACGAGCGCGGACCAACGATTTACGGGCGCACAACATGACTTTACGAGCGCGGACCCACTGTTTACGGGCGCGCAACATGACTTTACGAGCGCAGACCCACTGTTTACGGGCGCGCAATATGACTTTACGAGCGCGGACTCACTATTTACGGGCGCGCAACATGACTTTACGAGCGCGGATTCACTGTTTACGGGCGCACCACTCGACTTTACGAGCGCAGTCCCACGATTTACGAGCGCGCGGCGACTTACCTTACAAGCACACCCACATAAAAAAGGACTGCAGCGTAAGCAGTCCTTTCTGTTTCATTCCAATTCCATCTGTTTCGTTTCCGTGCCGAGCACGATGACTGCGAGGACGCCAATAATGATGGCCCCGCAGAAGATACCGAAGACCACTTCGAATCCATGTCCAGCGGCAAGCAGTGAGCCGACGAGCAACGGACCGAAAATCCCGCCGATTCTTCCAACAGCTGCCGCCATACCGGAACCTGTCGCTCTGACAGAAGTCGGGTATTGTTCTGGTGAGTATGCGTAAAGTGCACCCCATGCGCCTAAGTTAAAGAAGGACAAAAATGCACCAGAAATAAGCAACATAGTTAACGTATCCGAGTTGCCAAAAGCAAGTGCGCTCGCCGCGGTTCCTATCAGATAAGTTGAAAGGACAAAC is a genomic window of Sporosarcina oncorhynchi containing:
- a CDS encoding DUF6054 family protein, translated to MSIKNFNVSLSPKEAADRIHSEIIKGSISGTLVDHYVRNTTMGEMHVLIMEKYYMRSNNRASVTSTIDNFDGVTRVHVVAAGSSEGVFFRFDWGAGSNFANSVEWALKEYIMEGDGND